Proteins encoded together in one Rhinoraja longicauda isolate Sanriku21f chromosome 22, sRhiLon1.1, whole genome shotgun sequence window:
- the rae1 gene encoding mRNA export factor isoform X1: MHQAPAQAESNMSLFGTTGGFGTGGMFGGTATDNHNPMKDIEVASPPDDSISCLEFSPPTLPGNFLIAGSWANDVRCWEIQDNGQTVPKAQQMHTGPVLDVCWSDDGSKVITASCDKTAKMWDLNSNQAIQIAQHDAPIKTVHWIKAPNYSCVMTGSWDKTLKFWDTRSPNPMLTLQLPERCYCADVLYPMAVIATAERGLIVYQLENQPSEFKRIDSPLKHQHRCVAIFKDKQNKPTGFALGSIEGRVAIHYINPPNPAKDNFTFKCHRSNGTTNTSGPQDIYAVNGIAFHPIHGTLATVGSDGRFSFWDKDARTKLKTSEQLDQQIAACCFNNNGNIFAYSSSYDWSKGHEYFNPQKKNYIFLRNAAEELKPRNKKGI, encoded by the exons GATATTGAAGTAGCATCCCCTCCCGACGATAGCATCAGCTGCCTAGAGTTTAGCCCCCCAACATTACCAGGAAACTTTTTGATCGCTGGATCCTGGGCCAATGAT GTGCGTTGCTGGGAGATTCAGGACAATGGACAAACTGTACCAAAGGCCCAACAGATGCACACGGGTCCAGTGTTGGACGTCTGCTGGAGTGAT GACGGCAGCAAAGTGATCACAGCATCATGTGATAAAACTGCAAAGATGTGGGACCTCAACAGCAACCAGGCGATACAAATTGCTCAA CACGACGCTCCTATTAAAACTGTCCACTGGATCAAGGCGCCTAACTACAGTTGTGTAATGACAGGAAGCTGGGACAAGACGTTAAAG TTCTGGGACACACGTTCGCCAAACCCTATGCTGACGTTGCAGTTGCCCGAGAGGTGTTACTGTGCTGATGTG TTGTATCCCATGGCTGTCATTGCCACAGCAGAAAGAGGTCTAATAGTCTACCAGCTCGAGAACCAGCCATCCGAATTCAAGAGGATAGACTCTCCCCTCAAGCACCAG CATCGTTGTGTTGCCATCTTCAAAGACAAACAGAACAAGCCTACAGGATTTGCACTTGGTAGCATTGAAGGACGAGTAGCCATTCATTATATAAATCCTCCCAATCC TGCAAAAGACAACTTCACTTTCAAATGCCATCGGTCTAATGGAACAACCAACACATCTGGACCTCAAGACATTTACGCT GTGAATGGAATTGCATTCCATCCGATACATGGCACTCTTGCCACTGTCGGATCTGACGGCAGGTTCAGCTTTTGGGACAAAGATGCTCGGACAAAACTGAAAACGTCAGAGCAGCTTGACCAGCAGATTGCTGCCTGCTGCTTCAACAATAATGGGAACATCTTTGCATATTCGTCAAGTTATGATTGGTCAAAA GGTCATGAATATTTTAACCCACAGAAGAAAAATTATATCTTCCTGCGTAATGCTGCAGAGGAGCTGAAACCCAGGAACAAGAAAGG GATTTGA
- the rae1 gene encoding mRNA export factor isoform X2, whose protein sequence is MNQNAMESNMSLFGTTGGFGTGGMFGGTATDNHNPMKDIEVASPPDDSISCLEFSPPTLPGNFLIAGSWANDVRCWEIQDNGQTVPKAQQMHTGPVLDVCWSDDGSKVITASCDKTAKMWDLNSNQAIQIAQHDAPIKTVHWIKAPNYSCVMTGSWDKTLKFWDTRSPNPMLTLQLPERCYCADVLYPMAVIATAERGLIVYQLENQPSEFKRIDSPLKHQHRCVAIFKDKQNKPTGFALGSIEGRVAIHYINPPNPAKDNFTFKCHRSNGTTNTSGPQDIYAVNGIAFHPIHGTLATVGSDGRFSFWDKDARTKLKTSEQLDQQIAACCFNNNGNIFAYSSSYDWSKGHEYFNPQKKNYIFLRNAAEELKPRNKKGI, encoded by the exons GATATTGAAGTAGCATCCCCTCCCGACGATAGCATCAGCTGCCTAGAGTTTAGCCCCCCAACATTACCAGGAAACTTTTTGATCGCTGGATCCTGGGCCAATGAT GTGCGTTGCTGGGAGATTCAGGACAATGGACAAACTGTACCAAAGGCCCAACAGATGCACACGGGTCCAGTGTTGGACGTCTGCTGGAGTGAT GACGGCAGCAAAGTGATCACAGCATCATGTGATAAAACTGCAAAGATGTGGGACCTCAACAGCAACCAGGCGATACAAATTGCTCAA CACGACGCTCCTATTAAAACTGTCCACTGGATCAAGGCGCCTAACTACAGTTGTGTAATGACAGGAAGCTGGGACAAGACGTTAAAG TTCTGGGACACACGTTCGCCAAACCCTATGCTGACGTTGCAGTTGCCCGAGAGGTGTTACTGTGCTGATGTG TTGTATCCCATGGCTGTCATTGCCACAGCAGAAAGAGGTCTAATAGTCTACCAGCTCGAGAACCAGCCATCCGAATTCAAGAGGATAGACTCTCCCCTCAAGCACCAG CATCGTTGTGTTGCCATCTTCAAAGACAAACAGAACAAGCCTACAGGATTTGCACTTGGTAGCATTGAAGGACGAGTAGCCATTCATTATATAAATCCTCCCAATCC TGCAAAAGACAACTTCACTTTCAAATGCCATCGGTCTAATGGAACAACCAACACATCTGGACCTCAAGACATTTACGCT GTGAATGGAATTGCATTCCATCCGATACATGGCACTCTTGCCACTGTCGGATCTGACGGCAGGTTCAGCTTTTGGGACAAAGATGCTCGGACAAAACTGAAAACGTCAGAGCAGCTTGACCAGCAGATTGCTGCCTGCTGCTTCAACAATAATGGGAACATCTTTGCATATTCGTCAAGTTATGATTGGTCAAAA GGTCATGAATATTTTAACCCACAGAAGAAAAATTATATCTTCCTGCGTAATGCTGCAGAGGAGCTGAAACCCAGGAACAAGAAAGG GATTTGA
- the rae1 gene encoding mRNA export factor isoform X3, whose product MSLFGTTGGFGTGGMFGGTATDNHNPMKDIEVASPPDDSISCLEFSPPTLPGNFLIAGSWANDVRCWEIQDNGQTVPKAQQMHTGPVLDVCWSDDGSKVITASCDKTAKMWDLNSNQAIQIAQHDAPIKTVHWIKAPNYSCVMTGSWDKTLKFWDTRSPNPMLTLQLPERCYCADVLYPMAVIATAERGLIVYQLENQPSEFKRIDSPLKHQHRCVAIFKDKQNKPTGFALGSIEGRVAIHYINPPNPAKDNFTFKCHRSNGTTNTSGPQDIYAVNGIAFHPIHGTLATVGSDGRFSFWDKDARTKLKTSEQLDQQIAACCFNNNGNIFAYSSSYDWSKGHEYFNPQKKNYIFLRNAAEELKPRNKKGI is encoded by the exons GATATTGAAGTAGCATCCCCTCCCGACGATAGCATCAGCTGCCTAGAGTTTAGCCCCCCAACATTACCAGGAAACTTTTTGATCGCTGGATCCTGGGCCAATGAT GTGCGTTGCTGGGAGATTCAGGACAATGGACAAACTGTACCAAAGGCCCAACAGATGCACACGGGTCCAGTGTTGGACGTCTGCTGGAGTGAT GACGGCAGCAAAGTGATCACAGCATCATGTGATAAAACTGCAAAGATGTGGGACCTCAACAGCAACCAGGCGATACAAATTGCTCAA CACGACGCTCCTATTAAAACTGTCCACTGGATCAAGGCGCCTAACTACAGTTGTGTAATGACAGGAAGCTGGGACAAGACGTTAAAG TTCTGGGACACACGTTCGCCAAACCCTATGCTGACGTTGCAGTTGCCCGAGAGGTGTTACTGTGCTGATGTG TTGTATCCCATGGCTGTCATTGCCACAGCAGAAAGAGGTCTAATAGTCTACCAGCTCGAGAACCAGCCATCCGAATTCAAGAGGATAGACTCTCCCCTCAAGCACCAG CATCGTTGTGTTGCCATCTTCAAAGACAAACAGAACAAGCCTACAGGATTTGCACTTGGTAGCATTGAAGGACGAGTAGCCATTCATTATATAAATCCTCCCAATCC TGCAAAAGACAACTTCACTTTCAAATGCCATCGGTCTAATGGAACAACCAACACATCTGGACCTCAAGACATTTACGCT GTGAATGGAATTGCATTCCATCCGATACATGGCACTCTTGCCACTGTCGGATCTGACGGCAGGTTCAGCTTTTGGGACAAAGATGCTCGGACAAAACTGAAAACGTCAGAGCAGCTTGACCAGCAGATTGCTGCCTGCTGCTTCAACAATAATGGGAACATCTTTGCATATTCGTCAAGTTATGATTGGTCAAAA GGTCATGAATATTTTAACCCACAGAAGAAAAATTATATCTTCCTGCGTAATGCTGCAGAGGAGCTGAAACCCAGGAACAAGAAAGG GATTTGA
- the rae1 gene encoding mRNA export factor isoform X4, which translates to MMCVAGRFRTMDKLYQRPNRCTRVQCWTSAGVIKVITASCDKTAKMWDLNSNQAIQIAQHDAPIKTVHWIKAPNYSCVMTGSWDKTLKFWDTRSPNPMLTLQLPERCYCADVLYPMAVIATAERGLIVYQLENQPSEFKRIDSPLKHQHRCVAIFKDKQNKPTGFALGSIEGRVAIHYINPPNPAKDNFTFKCHRSNGTTNTSGPQDIYAVNGIAFHPIHGTLATVGSDGRFSFWDKDARTKLKTSEQLDQQIAACCFNNNGNIFAYSSSYDWSKGHEYFNPQKKNYIFLRNAAEELKPRNKKGI; encoded by the exons ATGAT GTGCGTTGCTGGGAGATTCAGGACAATGGACAAACTGTACCAAAGGCCCAACAGATGCACACGGGTCCAGTGTTGGACGTCTGCTGGAGTGAT CAAAGTGATCACAGCATCATGTGATAAAACTGCAAAGATGTGGGACCTCAACAGCAACCAGGCGATACAAATTGCTCAA CACGACGCTCCTATTAAAACTGTCCACTGGATCAAGGCGCCTAACTACAGTTGTGTAATGACAGGAAGCTGGGACAAGACGTTAAAG TTCTGGGACACACGTTCGCCAAACCCTATGCTGACGTTGCAGTTGCCCGAGAGGTGTTACTGTGCTGATGTG TTGTATCCCATGGCTGTCATTGCCACAGCAGAAAGAGGTCTAATAGTCTACCAGCTCGAGAACCAGCCATCCGAATTCAAGAGGATAGACTCTCCCCTCAAGCACCAG CATCGTTGTGTTGCCATCTTCAAAGACAAACAGAACAAGCCTACAGGATTTGCACTTGGTAGCATTGAAGGACGAGTAGCCATTCATTATATAAATCCTCCCAATCC TGCAAAAGACAACTTCACTTTCAAATGCCATCGGTCTAATGGAACAACCAACACATCTGGACCTCAAGACATTTACGCT GTGAATGGAATTGCATTCCATCCGATACATGGCACTCTTGCCACTGTCGGATCTGACGGCAGGTTCAGCTTTTGGGACAAAGATGCTCGGACAAAACTGAAAACGTCAGAGCAGCTTGACCAGCAGATTGCTGCCTGCTGCTTCAACAATAATGGGAACATCTTTGCATATTCGTCAAGTTATGATTGGTCAAAA GGTCATGAATATTTTAACCCACAGAAGAAAAATTATATCTTCCTGCGTAATGCTGCAGAGGAGCTGAAACCCAGGAACAAGAAAGG GATTTGA